The Hymenobacter sp. 5317J-9 genome has a window encoding:
- a CDS encoding porin family protein encodes MKNIFTACVLTAALAGATTSARAQAAIEFGPRLGLNVSTVKESGVPAGQFSQETKSIVGVQVGATLNVGINDNFSFQPSLLFSQKGAEFVGSFDFADNPPYKTSIKVTATPKINYLELPLNFVYTFGGHDGFQVFAGPYAALGVSGSGSAKGTIETNDPDLIAAGATGSFPASLKVEFGDKQNDNANNNSTSNTLSATVTVRRFDAGLNAGVGYRVGPFQAQLGYGLGLVNFVPKDTDGNDTGSKSYNRVLQLSANYFFGGK; translated from the coding sequence ATGAAAAACATATTTACTGCCTGTGTCCTCACGGCTGCCCTGGCTGGGGCGACTACCTCCGCCCGCGCCCAGGCGGCCATTGAGTTTGGTCCCCGACTGGGCCTCAACGTCTCGACCGTGAAGGAAAGCGGCGTGCCCGCCGGCCAGTTCAGCCAGGAAACCAAATCCATTGTGGGCGTGCAGGTGGGGGCCACCCTCAACGTGGGCATCAACGACAACTTCTCGTTTCAGCCCTCGCTGTTGTTCTCGCAGAAGGGCGCCGAGTTTGTGGGGTCATTCGACTTCGCCGACAACCCTCCCTACAAAACGTCAATCAAGGTGACGGCCACGCCCAAAATCAACTACCTGGAGCTGCCCCTGAACTTCGTGTACACCTTCGGCGGCCACGACGGCTTCCAGGTGTTTGCCGGCCCCTACGCGGCGCTGGGCGTGAGCGGCAGCGGCTCGGCCAAAGGCACCATCGAAACCAACGACCCCGACCTAATAGCCGCCGGCGCCACGGGCTCGTTCCCGGCCTCGCTCAAGGTAGAGTTTGGTGATAAGCAAAATGATAACGCCAACAACAACAGCACGTCCAACACCCTCTCGGCTACCGTCACGGTGCGCCGCTTCGACGCCGGCCTCAACGCCGGTGTGGGCTACCGCGTGGGGCCGTTTCAGGCACAGTTGGGCTACGGCCTGGGCCTGGTCAACTTCGTGCCCAAAGACACCGACGGCAACGACACCGGCAGCAAGAGCTACAACCGGGTGCTGCAGCTTTCGGCCAACTACTTCTTCGGCGGCAAATAA
- a CDS encoding DinB family protein, giving the protein MPAVVRATSDFFDQLTNDLLVLRVVAQQRFRPLSAEELNRRPSPSRWSAGQCLEHLNIVGGYYLPSIAARIAKAQARGSKPAPTVKSGYIGRRFIEAMRTPVSVKTYESPQRYAPTGTRLPRTVAEVFSRQIDELLRLVLLARQVNANAIRIPNAIFPLLLFRLTDQLEFMVVHIQRHIAQAEAVLVGNGVPASNVSAA; this is encoded by the coding sequence ATGCCCGCTGTCGTTCGCGCCACCTCCGATTTTTTTGACCAACTCACCAACGACCTGCTGGTGCTGCGGGTGGTGGCGCAGCAGCGCTTTCGGCCCCTGAGCGCCGAGGAACTCAACCGCCGGCCCAGCCCCAGCCGCTGGAGCGCCGGCCAGTGCCTCGAACACCTCAACATCGTGGGTGGCTACTACTTGCCCAGCATCGCGGCGCGCATTGCCAAGGCCCAGGCCCGCGGCTCCAAGCCCGCCCCCACCGTGAAATCGGGCTACATCGGGCGGCGTTTCATCGAGGCCATGCGCACGCCCGTCAGCGTCAAAACCTACGAGTCGCCGCAGCGCTACGCGCCCACCGGCACGCGCCTGCCGCGCACCGTGGCCGAGGTATTCAGCCGCCAGATTGACGAATTGCTGCGCCTCGTGCTGCTGGCCCGGCAGGTAAACGCCAACGCCATTCGCATTCCAAACGCCATTTTTCCGCTACTGCTTTTCCGCCTCACCGACCAGCTGGAGTTCATGGTGGTGCACATTCAGCGCCACATTGCCCAGGCCGAAGCCGTACTCGTGGGCAACGGCGTGCCGGCCAGCAACGTGAGCGCCGCCTAA
- a CDS encoding cold shock domain-containing protein, protein MLTGTVKFFDDTKGFGFIVADDNQEEIFVHQTGLIHEIQEGDRVQFNIKAGKKGPNAVEVTRIV, encoded by the coding sequence ATGCTCACCGGCACCGTTAAATTTTTCGACGACACCAAAGGCTTCGGCTTCATCGTGGCCGACGACAACCAAGAAGAAATTTTTGTGCACCAAACCGGCCTCATCCACGAAATTCAGGAAGGTGACCGGGTGCAGTTCAACATCAAAGCGGGCAAGAAAGGCCCCAATGCCGTGGAGGTTACCCGCATCGTGTAA
- a CDS encoding gliding motility lipoprotein GldH translates to MNHRFAFRAAVAAGLLCALTACDPNRVFEQNTDFANYSWDVQQKPAFTFAIEDTAARYDVYFNVRHASSYGYYNLYVKHTLVGPAGPVGKPLLHQMLLMDPKTGEPKGSGTGDIYDMQLLALPNQHFAKPGNYTLTLEQYMRQDQLPGLMAVGVRVAKHEAKK, encoded by the coding sequence ATGAATCACCGCTTTGCTTTCCGTGCGGCCGTTGCCGCCGGGCTTTTGTGCGCGCTTACCGCCTGCGACCCCAACCGGGTGTTTGAGCAGAACACGGACTTCGCCAACTACTCCTGGGACGTGCAGCAGAAGCCGGCGTTTACGTTTGCTATTGAGGACACGGCGGCGCGCTACGACGTGTATTTCAACGTGCGGCACGCTTCCAGCTACGGCTACTACAACCTGTACGTGAAGCATACGCTGGTGGGCCCGGCCGGCCCCGTGGGCAAGCCGCTGCTGCACCAGATGCTGCTGATGGACCCCAAAACCGGTGAGCCCAAGGGCAGCGGCACCGGCGACATCTACGACATGCAACTGCTGGCCCTGCCCAACCAGCATTTTGCCAAGCCCGGCAACTACACCCTCACCCTGGAGCAATACATGCGCCAGGACCAGCTGCCCGGCCTCATGGCCGTGGGCGTGCGCGTGGCCAAGCACGAAGCAAAGAAGTAG
- the ricT gene encoding regulatory iron-sulfur-containing complex subunit RicT translates to MACTSCSSGGGCGTKVGGCGSKGGCSSGGCTRLNVFDWLQDVEMPDSFAGFDIVEIRFKGGRKEFMRNEQRLPLVTGDAVVVEAAGSGWHLGHVSLKGELVRLQMRKKKIATDAKEIRNVLRIATPDDVERWEAVRDLENGTMFRARAVVSELRLRMKLSDVEYQADRTRALFYYSAEDRVDFRELIRRLADEFRVRVEMRQISLRQEAGRIGGIGVCGRELCCSTWLQDFKTVSTTAARYQNLSLNPQKLAGQCGRLKCCLNYELDAYLDALKDIPQVQRPLKTSKGEAYLQKTDIFRRRMWFAFKGDNNWVMLDTARVRELLDLNKRGEIIESLLPPREEAPEPEVSAIVEGSLDRLDDKIKSSSKRSKRKKGKPEAREGAATDAAETRAPREPREPRAAREPGAEPREGREARPPREPREGRAPRDGRRPAGAAPGGPRPPEQMTSPGPGDADNPTPALGDVPEQRGRRGAAARPLNRRGGRGRSDSPRPDANGSTPGEARPEGGRNRRPAAEGGEPRPRREGSEPRAEGGERREGGERREGRGGRNRRGGRGPAGEGGAAAGPAPAPAGA, encoded by the coding sequence GTGGCTTGTACTTCATGTTCTTCCGGCGGTGGCTGCGGCACCAAAGTCGGCGGCTGCGGCTCCAAAGGAGGCTGCAGCTCCGGCGGCTGCACCCGCCTCAATGTCTTCGACTGGCTCCAGGATGTGGAAATGCCCGACTCGTTTGCGGGCTTTGATATCGTAGAAATCCGCTTCAAAGGCGGTCGCAAAGAGTTTATGCGCAACGAGCAGCGCTTGCCGCTCGTCACCGGCGACGCCGTGGTGGTGGAGGCGGCCGGCTCCGGCTGGCACCTGGGCCACGTGAGCCTGAAGGGCGAGCTGGTGCGCCTGCAGATGCGCAAAAAGAAGATTGCGACCGACGCCAAGGAAATCCGCAACGTGCTGCGCATCGCCACCCCCGACGACGTGGAGCGCTGGGAAGCCGTGCGCGACCTCGAAAACGGCACCATGTTCCGGGCCCGTGCCGTGGTGAGCGAGCTGCGCCTCCGCATGAAGCTGAGCGACGTGGAATACCAGGCCGACCGCACCCGTGCCCTGTTCTACTACTCGGCCGAAGACCGGGTCGATTTCCGCGAGCTCATTCGCCGCCTGGCCGATGAGTTCCGGGTGCGCGTTGAGATGCGCCAGATTTCGCTGCGCCAAGAAGCCGGCCGCATCGGCGGCATCGGCGTGTGCGGCCGTGAGCTGTGCTGCTCTACCTGGCTGCAGGATTTCAAAACCGTGAGCACCACGGCCGCCCGCTACCAAAACCTGAGTCTGAACCCGCAGAAGCTGGCCGGCCAGTGCGGCCGCCTCAAGTGCTGCCTCAACTACGAGCTCGACGCCTATCTCGACGCTCTGAAGGACATTCCGCAGGTGCAGCGCCCGCTGAAAACCAGCAAGGGCGAAGCCTACCTGCAGAAAACCGACATCTTCCGCCGCCGCATGTGGTTTGCCTTCAAAGGCGACAACAACTGGGTGATGCTGGACACGGCTCGCGTTCGCGAACTGCTGGACCTGAATAAGCGCGGCGAAATCATCGAAAGCCTGCTGCCGCCCCGCGAAGAAGCCCCCGAGCCCGAAGTGTCGGCCATTGTGGAAGGTTCGCTCGACCGTCTCGACGACAAAATCAAGTCGAGCAGTAAGCGCTCGAAGCGCAAAAAAGGCAAGCCCGAGGCCCGCGAAGGCGCCGCCACCGACGCGGCCGAAACCCGCGCCCCACGCGAGCCCCGTGAACCCCGCGCCGCTCGTGAGCCTGGCGCCGAGCCCCGCGAAGGCCGCGAGGCCCGTCCGCCCCGTGAGCCGCGCGAAGGCCGGGCGCCCCGCGACGGCCGCCGGCCTGCCGGCGCGGCCCCCGGCGGCCCCCGCCCGCCCGAGCAAATGACCAGCCCCGGCCCCGGCGATGCCGACAACCCCACACCGGCTTTGGGCGATGTGCCCGAGCAGCGCGGCCGCCGCGGCGCCGCTGCCCGCCCGCTCAACCGCCGGGGCGGCCGCGGCCGCAGCGACTCGCCGCGCCCTGATGCCAACGGCAGCACCCCCGGCGAAGCCCGCCCCGAAGGCGGCCGCAACCGGCGCCCCGCCGCCGAAGGCGGCGAGCCGCGCCCGCGGCGCGAAGGCTCGGAGCCCCGCGCTGAGGGCGGCGAGCGCCGCGAAGGAGGCGAACGCCGGGAGGGACGTGGTGGCCGCAACCGCCGCGGCGGCCGTGGCCCAGCCGGTGAAGGCGGTGCCGCGGCTGGCCCCGCACCTGCTCCGGCCGGCGCTTAA
- a CDS encoding M57 family metalloprotease produces the protein MKLQNVLSAAAICVASTLALSSCSKEKEQAVATPAAVSQETLGQIKALGFGTQDVRAVDGGYVVEGDMLLTPELLASAPGYSTLRVGDEEQYRTTNLVTGLPRVLTVSISSSFNTYYVQAIDEAIRRYNAANLRVQFRRVSSGAQMPVKYSSNLGTGVLGQSGGFPSGGNPAPGFTLVPNVINSTNVNYIATIMAHEMGHCIGMRHTDYYNRAYSCGGSASNEGASTVGAILIPGTPSTAEPNSWMLACVGNGVNRPFTANDLTALNYIY, from the coding sequence ATGAAACTACAAAACGTACTCTCCGCCGCTGCCATTTGCGTCGCTTCGACGTTGGCACTTTCCTCCTGCTCCAAAGAAAAAGAGCAGGCCGTTGCCACCCCCGCCGCCGTTTCGCAAGAGACGCTAGGCCAAATAAAAGCCTTGGGCTTTGGCACCCAAGACGTGCGCGCCGTCGACGGTGGCTACGTGGTGGAAGGCGACATGCTGCTGACGCCGGAACTACTGGCCAGCGCCCCCGGCTACTCTACCCTGCGCGTGGGCGACGAAGAGCAGTACCGCACCACCAACCTGGTGACCGGCCTGCCCCGCGTACTCACCGTGAGCATCAGCAGCTCGTTCAACACCTACTATGTGCAGGCCATCGACGAGGCCATCCGTCGCTACAACGCCGCCAACCTGCGGGTGCAGTTTCGTCGCGTGAGCTCGGGTGCCCAGATGCCGGTGAAATACTCTTCGAACTTAGGCACGGGTGTGCTGGGCCAGTCGGGCGGCTTCCCCAGCGGCGGCAATCCCGCCCCCGGCTTCACGCTGGTGCCCAACGTCATCAACAGCACCAACGTGAACTACATCGCCACCATCATGGCGCACGAGATGGGCCACTGCATCGGCATGCGCCACACCGACTACTACAACCGCGCCTACAGCTGCGGCGGCAGCGCTTCCAACGAAGGCGCCAGCACGGTGGGCGCCATCCTGATTCCGGGCACGCCCTCCACGGCCGAGCCCAACTCCTGGATGCTGGCCTGCGTGGGCAACGGCGTCAACCGCCCCTTCACGGCCAACGACCTCACCGCCCTCAACTACATCTACTAG
- a CDS encoding M57 family metalloprotease: MLTKNLFAAALCLTSVFAFSSCSKEKESTPKTEALSAEVMGQIKALGFSADDVRAVDKGYVVEGDMLLTPELLASAPGYGTLRVGDEEQYRTTNLVGSLPRTLTVSLASGFPAAYSTAIDEAIARYNAANLQLHFTRVSSGGDLPVKYSADLGPGVLGQSGGFPSGGNPAPGFTLVPNVINSTNVNYIATIMAHEMGHCIGMRHTDYYNRQYSCGGRKANEGASTVGAILIPGTPSTAEPNSWMLACVGNGVNRPFTANDLTALNYIY; encoded by the coding sequence ATGCTGACAAAAAACCTGTTTGCTGCCGCCCTTTGCCTCACTTCGGTGTTCGCATTTTCCTCCTGCTCGAAAGAGAAAGAGTCGACTCCCAAAACCGAAGCCCTCTCTGCGGAAGTAATGGGCCAAATCAAAGCGTTGGGCTTTAGTGCCGACGATGTGCGCGCCGTGGACAAAGGCTACGTAGTGGAAGGCGACATGCTGCTGACGCCGGAGCTGCTGGCCAGTGCCCCCGGCTACGGCACGCTGCGCGTGGGCGACGAGGAGCAGTACCGCACCACCAACCTGGTGGGCAGCCTGCCCCGCACGCTGACCGTGAGCCTGGCCAGCGGCTTCCCGGCCGCCTACAGCACGGCTATCGACGAAGCCATTGCTCGCTACAACGCGGCCAACCTGCAGCTTCACTTCACCCGCGTTTCGAGCGGCGGCGACTTGCCGGTGAAGTATTCGGCTGACCTGGGTCCGGGCGTGCTGGGCCAGTCGGGTGGCTTCCCCAGCGGCGGCAACCCCGCCCCCGGCTTCACGCTGGTGCCCAACGTCATTAACAGCACCAACGTGAACTACATCGCCACCATCATGGCCCACGAGATGGGCCACTGCATCGGCATGCGCCACACCGACTACTACAACCGTCAGTATAGCTGCGGCGGGCGCAAAGCAAATGAAGGGGCCAGCACGGTGGGCGCCATCCTGATTCCGGGCACGCCCTCCACGGCCGAGCCCAACTCCTGGATGCTGGCCTGCGTGGGCAACGGCGTCAACCGCCCCTTCACCGCCAACGACCTCACCGCCCTCAACTACATCTACTAG
- a CDS encoding S8 family serine peptidase, with translation MPLPRWRRRGWHVLLALLLPPQLLLAQKPAPAPGRAKLAPGLLVPAGRQTGQAQVAVRVRVTDPAAFREWLRQSRLTAQVSQPGASPRTLAVSGLSPAAVQQLAASPFVEFVDVADRPAHEERQLNNSDLSVNAIAAVHSRFPQLAGQGLAVSVKELPFDPNDIDFSGRVINPTAFPAPFSDHATAMATLIGGAGNSSPLGRGVARQVRLTTSDFARLLPDDGAQLAAAGVSVQNHSYGVAIENYYGIESLEYDRQVRQYPTLLHVFSSGNVGTAASPSGPYAGLAGVANVTGQFKMSKNTLTVGATDPGGQVANLSSRGPAYDGRLKPELVAYGEGGSSEAAALVSGIGVLLQQAYRDQHSGALPPAALVKAVLLNSADDLGRPEVDFVSGYGQADALGALTTMRGNQFFSGSVAQGAEQVFTVSVPAGQQFKATLVWNDPEAAANAAKALVNDLDLELVSTSTGQRWLPWALSSFPRLDSLTLPARRRADHLNNAEQITLTVPTAGTYELHVRGFAVPQGPQAFSLAYEATPTALEWRSPQRALNVRPGAAATLLWYWNGSTTATGRLEYRPVGRAQWRAVGAAVPLAPNRYTWAVPDTTTLAQLRFVVGNHDFASDTFAIVQPPAVQVGYTCPDETLLQWRRVPGATGYQVYQLGATTLVPLAQLSTDTALVLSRTQMAQTRYYAVAPLLRGAIAQPGSTIDFATQGTACYFRSFLPRQLVDASLRFDVELGTVFRLRSATLERMGSGGYEAVQTIAPLTSPRFTFTDVPPAAGRYLYRVRLDNVAGQQFYSGTEEAYLLGAGQLQAYPNPVPAGAPLTVVANSATPVLIRLYDMLGRYQRTATAEGLINQIETEGLKPGLYLLQMQQENSPRQTLRVVIQ, from the coding sequence ATGCCGTTGCCCAGGTGGCGCCGCCGCGGCTGGCACGTGTTGCTGGCCTTGCTGTTGCCGCCTCAGCTGCTGCTGGCCCAAAAGCCAGCGCCTGCTCCCGGCCGCGCCAAACTCGCCCCCGGGCTGCTGGTACCCGCCGGGCGCCAAACCGGCCAAGCCCAAGTCGCGGTGCGCGTGCGCGTCACCGACCCCGCCGCTTTTCGGGAGTGGCTGCGCCAGTCTCGGCTCACGGCCCAGGTATCGCAACCCGGCGCCTCGCCCCGTACGCTGGCCGTGAGCGGCCTCAGCCCGGCCGCCGTGCAGCAGCTGGCCGCCAGCCCCTTCGTGGAATTTGTGGACGTGGCCGACCGCCCGGCCCACGAGGAGCGCCAGCTCAATAATTCCGACTTATCGGTAAATGCCATTGCGGCTGTGCATTCGCGCTTTCCGCAGCTGGCCGGCCAGGGCTTGGCCGTATCGGTGAAAGAGTTGCCCTTCGACCCCAACGACATTGATTTTAGTGGTCGGGTCATCAACCCAACTGCGTTTCCGGCCCCTTTTTCCGACCACGCCACGGCAATGGCCACGCTCATCGGCGGCGCCGGCAACTCCAGCCCGTTGGGCCGCGGTGTGGCCCGGCAGGTGCGCCTCACCACTTCCGATTTTGCGCGCCTGCTGCCCGACGACGGCGCCCAGCTGGCGGCGGCCGGCGTGTCGGTGCAAAACCATTCCTACGGCGTGGCCATTGAGAACTACTACGGCATCGAGTCGCTGGAATACGACCGGCAGGTGCGGCAATATCCCACGCTGCTGCACGTGTTTTCGTCGGGCAACGTGGGCACGGCCGCCAGCCCCAGCGGCCCCTACGCCGGGCTGGCGGGCGTGGCCAACGTCACGGGGCAGTTCAAGATGTCGAAAAACACCCTCACCGTGGGCGCCACCGACCCCGGCGGGCAGGTGGCCAACCTCAGTTCGCGCGGTCCGGCCTACGACGGCCGCCTCAAGCCCGAACTGGTGGCCTACGGCGAAGGCGGCTCCTCCGAGGCCGCCGCGCTGGTGTCGGGCATCGGCGTGCTACTCCAGCAGGCCTACCGCGACCAGCACAGCGGCGCGCTGCCCCCCGCCGCCCTCGTGAAAGCCGTGCTCCTGAACAGCGCCGACGACCTGGGCCGGCCCGAAGTCGATTTTGTGAGCGGCTACGGGCAGGCCGATGCGCTGGGCGCGCTGACCACCATGCGCGGCAACCAGTTTTTCAGTGGCAGCGTGGCCCAGGGCGCCGAGCAGGTGTTCACCGTGTCGGTGCCCGCCGGCCAGCAGTTCAAAGCCACCCTAGTCTGGAACGACCCCGAAGCCGCTGCCAACGCCGCCAAAGCGTTGGTGAACGACCTCGACCTGGAGCTGGTCTCAACCAGCACGGGCCAGCGCTGGCTGCCGTGGGCCCTCAGCAGTTTCCCGCGACTCGACTCGCTGACACTCCCGGCCCGCCGCCGGGCTGACCACCTCAACAACGCCGAGCAAATCACCTTGACTGTGCCCACGGCCGGCACCTACGAGCTGCACGTGCGCGGCTTTGCCGTGCCGCAGGGTCCGCAGGCCTTCAGCCTGGCTTACGAAGCCACCCCGACGGCGCTGGAATGGCGCAGCCCGCAGCGCGCCCTCAATGTGAGGCCCGGCGCAGCTGCCACGCTGCTCTGGTACTGGAATGGCTCAACCACCGCCACCGGCCGCCTTGAATATCGCCCGGTTGGCCGCGCGCAGTGGCGGGCCGTGGGCGCTGCAGTGCCCCTCGCGCCCAACCGCTACACCTGGGCCGTACCCGATACCACCACGTTGGCGCAACTGCGATTTGTAGTTGGAAACCATGATTTTGCCTCCGATACCTTCGCCATTGTGCAGCCCCCCGCGGTGCAGGTAGGCTACACCTGCCCCGATGAAACCTTGTTGCAATGGCGCCGCGTGCCCGGGGCCACCGGCTACCAGGTGTACCAACTGGGCGCCACCACGCTGGTGCCCCTGGCGCAGCTAAGCACCGATACCGCGCTGGTCCTCAGCCGCACCCAGATGGCGCAAACGCGCTACTACGCCGTGGCGCCACTATTGCGCGGCGCAATAGCGCAGCCCGGTTCCACCATCGACTTTGCCACCCAGGGCACGGCATGCTACTTTCGCTCGTTTCTGCCCCGGCAGCTGGTCGATGCGTCGCTTCGCTTCGATGTGGAGCTGGGCACCGTATTCCGGCTGCGCTCGGCCACGCTGGAGCGCATGGGCTCGGGGGGCTACGAAGCCGTGCAAACCATCGCCCCGCTCACTAGCCCCCGTTTCACCTTCACCGACGTGCCGCCGGCCGCGGGACGCTACCTCTACCGCGTGCGCCTCGACAACGTGGCCGGCCAGCAGTTCTATAGCGGCACCGAAGAAGCCTACTTGCTGGGCGCGGGCCAGCTGCAGGCCTACCCCAACCCCGTGCCGGCTGGCGCGCCGCTCACCGTGGTGGCCAACAGCGCCACCCCCGTGCTCATTCGCCTCTACGACATGCTGGGCCGTTACCAACGCACGGCCACGGCCGAGGGCCTGATTAACCAAATTGAAACCGAGGGGCTGAAGCCCGGACTCTACCTGCTGCAGATGCAGCAAGAGAACTCGCCCAGGCAAACCCTGCGGGTGGTCATTCAGTAG
- a CDS encoding NHL repeat-containing protein, which translates to MPVKEVPYSSRAVVSTLAGAPASKGSVDAVGAEARFAAPMGLAVAPDGTLFVADAENMTVRKITPAGAVTTVAGAAGNQGRADGPAASARFFHPVGLALDAGGNLYVADADNHTIRRISPAGEVSTLAGTAGVKGAVDGAAAARFNLPHGVAADAAGNVYVADTDNHTIRKISPLGGVTTLAGAARQKGSTDGAGPSARFFHPAGVAVDAAGNVYVADNGNHTIRKITPDGAVSTLAGVARKHGAADGPGSSARFLFPTGLAVDNSGNVYVADHLNATIRNISPSGEVSTLAGSVLRAGHLDGPGPEARFSGPYGIAVDAGGTLFITDGPTVRVVK; encoded by the coding sequence GTGCCCGTTAAAGAGGTGCCCTATTCGTCGCGGGCCGTGGTAAGCACCCTGGCCGGCGCGCCCGCCAGCAAAGGCAGCGTGGACGCAGTGGGTGCTGAGGCACGGTTTGCTGCCCCCATGGGCCTGGCCGTGGCCCCCGACGGTACCCTGTTTGTGGCCGACGCGGAAAACATGACCGTGCGCAAAATCACGCCGGCGGGTGCCGTGACCACGGTGGCTGGCGCCGCCGGAAACCAAGGCCGCGCCGACGGCCCCGCAGCTTCGGCCCGCTTCTTCCACCCGGTGGGCCTGGCGCTGGACGCCGGCGGCAACCTGTACGTGGCCGATGCCGACAACCACACCATCCGCAGGATTTCTCCGGCAGGGGAGGTGAGTACCCTGGCTGGCACGGCGGGCGTTAAAGGCGCCGTCGATGGCGCGGCTGCGGCCCGGTTCAACTTGCCCCACGGCGTGGCCGCCGATGCCGCAGGCAATGTGTACGTGGCCGATACGGACAACCACACCATTCGCAAAATATCCCCACTTGGCGGCGTGACCACCCTGGCCGGGGCGGCCCGGCAAAAAGGCAGTACCGACGGGGCAGGGCCCAGCGCCCGGTTTTTCCATCCGGCGGGCGTCGCCGTCGATGCCGCGGGCAATGTGTACGTGGCCGACAACGGCAATCACACCATCCGCAAAATCACGCCCGATGGCGCCGTGAGCACCCTGGCCGGCGTGGCCCGCAAGCACGGCGCCGCCGATGGGCCGGGCAGCAGCGCCCGCTTTCTGTTTCCCACCGGGCTGGCCGTCGACAACAGCGGCAACGTGTACGTGGCCGACCACCTGAATGCCACCATTCGCAACATCTCGCCTTCGGGCGAAGTGTCGACGCTGGCGGGTTCGGTCCTGCGGGCCGGCCACCTCGACGGCCCCGGCCCGGAAGCACGGTTCAGCGGCCCGTATGGCATTGCCGTAGATGCCGGCGGCACTCTGTTCATCACCGATGGCCCCACGGTGCGGGTGGTGAAATAG
- a CDS encoding zinc-dependent alcohol dehydrogenase, with protein MKALRIHGARDVRVDNVDDPEIQDSRDAIIRVTSTAICGSDLHIYNGSIPQPRPMVLGHEFMGIVEEVGKGVTNLKRGDRVVVPFPIACGHCLFCNHDLPGHCENSNPEHYGPEGGLMTEKGGALFGYTDLYGGYDGGQAEYARVPYADYGPRKVPDNLTDEQVLFLTDIFPTGYSGIDWANVKGGETVAIFGAGPVGIMAAKSAWLRGASRVMIVDTQQYRLNLAAKAARAEGILWESHDQVVDEIRSKTRGYGADVVVEAVGFEPDRSLGDRAKAVINLEKGSDKVMLACFSAVRRGGFVSILGVYSSPYDNFPIHQIFDKGIIIQAGQAPAHKHIDKLLKHVSDGDVRLDDIISHRLPLSEAPHGYDIFRHKKDNCTKVVLKPGA; from the coding sequence ATGAAAGCGCTACGCATTCACGGTGCCCGCGACGTGCGGGTCGACAACGTTGACGACCCCGAAATTCAGGACTCGCGCGACGCCATCATTCGCGTTACCAGCACGGCCATTTGTGGCTCCGACCTGCACATCTACAACGGCAGCATTCCGCAGCCCCGGCCCATGGTGCTGGGCCACGAGTTCATGGGCATTGTGGAGGAAGTGGGCAAGGGCGTGACCAACCTCAAGCGCGGCGACCGGGTGGTGGTGCCGTTTCCCATTGCCTGCGGCCACTGCCTGTTTTGCAACCACGACCTGCCCGGCCACTGCGAAAATTCCAACCCCGAGCACTACGGCCCCGAAGGCGGCCTGATGACCGAAAAAGGCGGCGCGTTGTTTGGCTACACGGATTTGTACGGCGGCTACGACGGCGGCCAAGCCGAGTACGCCCGCGTGCCCTACGCCGACTACGGCCCCCGCAAAGTGCCCGACAACCTGACCGACGAACAGGTACTTTTCCTCACCGACATCTTCCCCACGGGCTATTCCGGCATCGACTGGGCCAACGTGAAAGGCGGCGAAACGGTGGCCATTTTCGGTGCCGGCCCGGTGGGCATCATGGCCGCTAAGTCGGCCTGGCTGCGCGGTGCCTCGCGCGTCATGATTGTGGACACCCAGCAGTACCGCCTCAACCTGGCCGCCAAGGCCGCCCGCGCCGAAGGCATCCTCTGGGAAAGCCACGACCAGGTGGTGGACGAAATCCGGAGCAAAACGCGCGGCTACGGCGCCGACGTGGTGGTGGAAGCCGTGGGCTTCGAGCCCGACCGCAGCCTCGGCGACCGCGCCAAGGCCGTCATCAACCTTGAAAAAGGCTCGGATAAGGTGATGCTAGCCTGCTTCAGCGCCGTGCGCCGCGGCGGGTTCGTGTCCATCCTGGGCGTGTACTCCTCGCCCTACGACAACTTCCCTATCCACCAGATTTTCGACAAGGGCATCATCATCCAGGCCGGTCAGGCGCCCGCCCACAAGCACATCGACAAGCTGCTGAAGCACGTGTCGGATGGCGACGTGCGGCTCGACGACATCATCTCGCACCGCCTGCCGCTTTCGGAAGCCCCCCACGGCTACGACATCTTCCGCCACAAAAAGGACAACTGCACCAAAGTGGTGCTGAAGCCGGGCGCATAA